In Paenibacillus xylanilyticus, the genomic window TCACCGCCTGTAATGACCGTCAGACCGTCAAATGTTCCAGGCTTGCTGGTCACCAGAGACTGCCACAACGTTGGTGTGGCTTGCATAATCGTTGTCCCCTGCCGTCTCATCTGTGCAGCCAGAGTCACCGGATCAAGAATGGTTTCTTTGCGAGCTATATCCAGCCTTGCTCCGGTCGTAAGCGGCAGAAACACCTCAAGAACAGAAATGTCAAAAGCAATTGTCGTGACCGATAACCAGCGATCCTGCCGACCGACCTTCAGTCTTAGCTTCATATCTTCCAGCAGATTGGAAAGGCCGAGATGGGTAACGGCAACCCCCTTCGGTTTACCTGTTGATCCGGAGGTATAGATGATATAAGAGGGGTTCAGCTGCGAGGCAGCTTTTGTGAGATCCTCTGGTTCGGGATTGCTCCCGGACTGACGGGCTATTCTCGCCGCAACCTTCGGTTCATCCAAGGCTAACATGGGGACATCGGACATGTGCTGCAAATGGGACAGATTGTGCTTCACCGTAATCAGACATGCCGGTCTGGCATCCTCTAGCATGTAGGTTAGTCTCTCTTCAGGGTAATCCGGGTCCAGCGGAAGGTAAGCTGCTCCCGTCTTATGAACAGCCAGGATGGCAACCACGACCTCCAGAGATCGCGGCATAGCAATGGCTACAATCTGTTCTGGTCCTACCTTATAATGCTGGATCAGCTCGTGGGCAAGACGGTTTGAACGCTCGTTAAGCTCGGCATAGGTCAGAGATTCAGCTTCGAACGTTGCCGCCATCGCAGATGGGGTGCGCCGAACCTGCTGTTCAAACATGGCCGCCGAGTTCCCTTCAGCAGCCCTGTGCTGTGTCTGATTCCACCCGTTCAGGACCTGGTCACGTTCTTCAGGTAACAGCACTTCCATTTGACCTACGTACTGCTCTTCGATTCCTTCCTGCATCATTGCATTCAGCAGCTGCATATAACGGAGCCGATGACTCAGCAAATCCGATTCGCTGTAGACGGAAGGATTGGCATCAAAATCAATCCGAAGTCCATGACCGTGCCCTTGGTCCACGACATGAATGGACAGGTCATCGACCGGACCTGTAGACAAGTTATGGATCATCCCGAGCTGACCTGCGAAATTCAGCTCATGATGGAATGGCATGACATTGATCATCGGCCCGAATAGTCGGCGATTCTCTCCCAACAGCTTCAGATCACGCCGCAGATCCTGGTGCCGATAACGTTGATGCTTGCGAACAGCCCGGATCTCCCCCACAATCTGCTCGGCCAGGGCAGATATGCGCATATTAGACTCCACTTTCAAACGCAGCGGGAGCACGTTCATAACCATGCCTGGTACACGCAAGGCTGCCGATCCCAGCCTGCACATGACAGGCAGAGCCAGTATCACATCTCGCGTACCGGTGATCCGGTGCACATAAATGGCTGCTGCTGCAATAACCAGATCAGGCCAGGTCACCCCGTACCGGTCCGCCGCATCTTGAAGGCGATCCCGATCAGACGGTGCAAGTTCAAACCTCTGTCGCAGGAAATGATCCGCTGTGCGCGAAGCCTTTTCGCCCAAACTTACGACGTCCGGTTCATCCGCATAACGCTCCAGCCAAAACGTGCGATCCTGCTCCCTTGCAGCAGACTCATGATAAGCCTCATCCTCCTGAATGACAGAGGAAAGCGGTCCAAATGCTCGTGCTTCCATGACACTCTCACCCGATCCACCCTTAACCCTGGCAGTATACAGACTTGCTACCCTACGGGTAATTAGCGATACGCCGTATCCGTCAATCGCAATATGATGCACACGCTGGTACCAGTAGTAGCTCCCTTCACTCACTTGGAACAGGGCTTCTGTAAATACCGGTCCAGCTGCAAGATTGACGGGGCTGGCGAGATCCCGGTGCATCCAGGCCATAGCAGCCGCATGGGGATCCTGTTCGCCGCGAACATCCAGTACATGAAACGTCCAATGGTCACCCTTCTGGCTGAGGGTCTGGTAGGGGCCGTGTTCATTTTCACCATAAACCATGTTTAAGGTTTCGGCCTCCTCGACGGTTTGACGAACACTCTGTTCAAACTGTTGTACATCAACATTCCCGTGAATGACCACATATTCGCCTGTATTGTACATGGGGTTGTCCGGATTCAATTGATGAGCATACCAGATCCCGGACTGCGCAGCCGACATGGGCCACGTTCCATTCCGACGCTGCGACAAGTTCACCGCCCCGTTCAAAAGTAATCTCCGTTCGGCATGACCCTGTGAGGCTGTGCATTCAACAGCACCGCCCACGAGGCTAGCGTTGGCTGCTCGGCCAGATCGACAAAGGTTACCTCTGTTCCTTCCACCCGAAAACGCTCCGCCAGGCTCATAATACGAATAGAATCGAGCCCCCAGATCTCAATGAGGTCATCATGCTCCCCGATCCGGGACGGTTGCTCCTGCAGCAGTTCGGCCACCTGTACTCGCAGCGCGTCCAGTCTCGCCTGAGCACTGCTGCCAATACTCGTCTCAGCAGAATCCATCGCTTCAGCAGTGTGTGATCTTGCCTCCGGGAAGCTTGCCCCGATCGAATCGCTTCCTTTAGCAGAGGCATCAAGCGATTCAAGCAATTGCCCGGTGGTTAGCGTCACTGCGCAGCGCTCCGACGCATAGGTAAGTGCCATACGGTGCTTCTCGGCTGAAAAATCAGCTACCGCGTCGGCAACCAGGAAGGCCTGAATATCCTTCATAAATGCCTCACAGGAGGTCATCAGACAACCAATATGAGCATAGATGCCGCATACGATCAGCTGATCCCGCCCCTGCTCCTGCACCAATTCAAGCAGTTCCGTCTTCTGGAAGGCGCTGTATCGCCATTTGGTCATAAACGTATCCTGAGGAGCAGGTGTCAGTGGTTCAATGATTTGCTTTTGCGTAGGTCCCCCATTAATGCCCGCTCCCCAGAAGTCCAGCTGCAGTCCGCGCTGCTCCGGTGTCTGTCCACCCGGCTGGGCGGAATACACCACAGGTATGCCCAGTTCATGACACTTTGCACGAAGTTGTCCAATATGATCAATCAGCTCCACTACCGGTGATTCCCCAGCCGTAAAAGCATCCACGAAATATTGCTGCATATCGTGAATGAGTAGTACTGCACGCTTCGCATCCGGCGTCCACGCTACCTTATTGACCGGAAGCTCCGACTCTGCAGGCATTGCATATGACTTAATCACTGGAAGTGCCATCCATATCCCTCTTTTCAGCATTATTTATTTCAAACCGTTTTAACGTAGCCTGCATCAAGATCGTTATATAGGCTGCTTCAACGTCAGCATCTCGCGCAGTGCCTTC contains:
- a CDS encoding isochorismatase family protein, which encodes MALPVIKSYAMPAESELPVNKVAWTPDAKRAVLLIHDMQQYFVDAFTAGESPVVELIDHIGQLRAKCHELGIPVVYSAQPGGQTPEQRGLQLDFWGAGINGGPTQKQIIEPLTPAPQDTFMTKWRYSAFQKTELLELVQEQGRDQLIVCGIYAHIGCLMTSCEAFMKDIQAFLVADAVADFSAEKHRMALTYASERCAVTLTTGQLLESLDASAKGSDSIGASFPEARSHTAEAMDSAETSIGSSAQARLDALRVQVAELLQEQPSRIGEHDDLIEIWGLDSIRIMSLAERFRVEGTEVTFVDLAEQPTLASWAVLLNAQPHRVMPNGDYF